Proteins co-encoded in one Saprospira grandis genomic window:
- a CDS encoding MarC family protein, whose amino-acid sequence MNFKDAFTASMILFAVIDIIGSIPIILDLRKKVGHIQSEKASLVAGIIMIAFLFVGEEILNLIGIDVSSFAVAGAFVIFFLAIEMVLGIQIYKEDAPETASIVPIAFPLIAGAGTMTSLLSLRAEYALPNIIIAIIVNLIVVYAVLKLSGRIEKLLGQSGLNVIRKVFGVILLAISIKLFASNVGGLIN is encoded by the coding sequence ATGAATTTCAAGGATGCCTTTACGGCTAGTATGATTTTATTTGCGGTAATTGATATTATTGGTAGTATCCCGATCATTTTGGACCTGCGCAAAAAGGTGGGCCATATTCAATCCGAAAAGGCGAGTTTGGTGGCAGGAATTATCATGATTGCCTTTTTATTTGTGGGAGAAGAAATTCTCAATCTCATTGGTATTGATGTCAGTTCTTTTGCGGTGGCGGGTGCTTTTGTGATCTTTTTCTTGGCCATCGAGATGGTGCTGGGCATACAAATTTATAAGGAAGATGCCCCCGAAACGGCCTCAATTGTGCCCATTGCCTTTCCCCTGATTGCGGGGGCCGGGACCATGACCTCTCTGCTTTCTTTGCGGGCAGAGTACGCCCTACCCAATATTATTATTGCCATTATCGTTAATCTGATTGTGGTCTATGCGGTCCTCAAACTCTCTGGCCGCATCGAAAAATTGCTGGGCCAATCGGGCCTGAACGTGATTCGAAAGGTCTTTGGCGTCATTCTTTTAGCCATTTCCATCAAACTATTTGCCTCTAATGTGGGTGGTTTGATTAACTAG
- a CDS encoding electron transfer flavoprotein subunit alpha/FixB family protein: MAVLVFAESLTGSIKKIAQEAVAYGYQAAQAMGTECIALTIGQADGAGDLGLYGAAKVYNVDASNDFDAQVYASILGQAADKFGADLIVFAHSSSGKSLAGRLAARFDAALVTAATSVPTVADGGLHISKGVFSGKAFATYALKTDKKVVTIAGNTFRPTEVGAAVAVESVSLDAATGRITVKELNTVTGAVPLPEAELVVSAGRGMKGPENWGIIEELAGTLGAATACSRPVADVHWRPHHEHVGQTGVAIRPTLYIAIGISGAIQHLAGVNQSKVIVVINKDPEAPFFKAADYGVVGDLFDVVPKLNAALAKFKANN, encoded by the coding sequence ATGGCTGTATTAGTATTTGCCGAAAGCCTAACAGGCAGTATCAAGAAAATTGCCCAAGAGGCCGTAGCCTACGGTTATCAGGCTGCCCAAGCTATGGGTACAGAATGTATCGCCCTTACAATTGGCCAAGCCGATGGCGCTGGCGATTTGGGCCTTTATGGCGCTGCTAAAGTTTACAATGTAGACGCTAGCAACGATTTTGACGCTCAGGTTTATGCCAGCATTTTGGGCCAAGCGGCCGATAAATTTGGCGCTGACCTTATCGTTTTTGCTCACTCTTCTTCTGGAAAGTCTTTGGCCGGCCGCCTAGCTGCTCGCTTCGATGCCGCTTTGGTGACTGCCGCTACTAGCGTTCCTACTGTGGCCGATGGCGGTTTGCATATCAGCAAAGGGGTATTCTCTGGTAAAGCTTTTGCCACTTATGCCCTCAAAACAGACAAAAAAGTAGTGACTATCGCCGGAAATACCTTCCGCCCCACTGAGGTAGGCGCTGCTGTTGCTGTTGAATCAGTAAGCCTAGATGCCGCTACTGGCCGCATTACAGTAAAAGAATTAAACACCGTTACTGGTGCCGTTCCTTTGCCCGAAGCCGAATTGGTGGTTTCTGCTGGCCGCGGTATGAAAGGTCCCGAAAACTGGGGAATCATCGAGGAACTAGCGGGTACACTTGGTGCCGCTACCGCTTGCTCTCGCCCAGTGGCCGATGTACACTGGCGCCCTCACCATGAGCATGTAGGCCAAACTGGGGTGGCTATCCGTCCCACGCTTTACATTGCCATCGGTATTTCTGGAGCAATTCAGCACTTGGCTGGGGTGAACCAATCTAAGGTAATCGTTGTGATCAACAAAGATCCAGAAGCACCTTTCTTCAAAGCTGCTGATTATGGCGTTGTTGGCGACCTCTTCGATGTGGTGCCCAAACTCAATGCCGCTCTCGCTAAATTTAAGGCCAATAACTAA
- a CDS encoding electron transfer flavoprotein subunit beta/FixA family protein translates to MKLLVCVSQTPDTTAKIKFTADNSQFDKNGVQFIMNPYDEWYALVRALELKEQVGGTVTLLHVGPKENEAVIRKGLAIGADNAVRIDAEAKSSLFVAKQIAEYAKAEGFDLLFFGKETIDYNGSEVPAMVSEYLDLPFVSYGIEMSVEGTTATVQRDIEGGKEVLTVDTPFVLSCAKGMAEQRIPNMRGIMMAKRKPIKVVPAVEAAVGAELVSYAYPPEKGDVKLIDADNMDELVQLLHNEAKVI, encoded by the coding sequence ATGAAGTTATTAGTGTGTGTTAGCCAGACACCTGATACCACTGCCAAGATTAAATTTACGGCAGATAACAGCCAATTTGACAAAAATGGTGTACAGTTTATTATGAACCCCTACGATGAGTGGTATGCTCTAGTGCGCGCCCTCGAGCTCAAGGAGCAAGTAGGTGGAACCGTTACCCTTTTGCATGTTGGTCCCAAAGAAAATGAAGCGGTGATCCGCAAAGGACTTGCTATTGGTGCCGATAATGCCGTACGCATTGATGCCGAAGCCAAGTCTTCGCTTTTTGTTGCTAAACAAATTGCAGAATACGCCAAAGCAGAAGGTTTTGACCTTCTTTTCTTTGGTAAAGAAACCATCGACTACAACGGTTCTGAAGTACCCGCAATGGTTTCTGAATACCTCGACCTTCCCTTCGTATCTTATGGTATCGAAATGAGCGTAGAAGGAACTACCGCTACTGTTCAGCGCGATATTGAAGGCGGTAAAGAAGTACTTACTGTAGATACTCCATTTGTATTGAGCTGCGCCAAAGGAATGGCCGAACAACGCATCCCCAACATGCGCGGTATCATGATGGCCAAGCGTAAGCCCATCAAAGTGGTTCCCGCTGTAGAAGCTGCTGTAGGTGCCGAATTGGTGAGCTATGCCTACCCGCCCGAAAAAGGCGATGTTAAACTTATTGATGCAGACAATATGGACGAACTCGTTCAACTTTTGCACAATGAGGCCAAAGTCATCTAA
- a CDS encoding ion transporter, giving the protein MSTAEQREQIAHRQAILLDLLMLILVVLDLSWIAFDQIFGVKLIREQLFDAFLPKFSSWYFEEVHQSFLLYESTIFGTFFIVEISLRWLWAIWKKRYAKWFFYPIVHWYDVLGCIPLSSFRVLRFLRVIALLYSLHKWKFINLYNYSLFRLVIHYYNIAVEEISDRVAISLLEEAKIEIRRGTPLSKALAQDVFRPKHAELTDWAAGHIQAGLQLHYHRHRYEIQAYLKDIIEEITHGNKELKRLQKIPVLGKSIQQDVEQAVSSITFGVIDRLTTDLANKEHLVVLETTVAAVLEVIFQMSEHSKGEKDNLANDLVIESVDLIINRIRKKRWQEVEASWKA; this is encoded by the coding sequence ATGAGTACAGCAGAGCAGCGAGAACAAATAGCCCATCGGCAGGCGATATTACTGGACCTATTGATGTTAATTTTGGTCGTTTTGGACTTGAGTTGGATTGCCTTTGATCAAATTTTTGGCGTCAAACTCATTCGGGAACAACTCTTTGATGCCTTTTTGCCTAAATTTAGCAGTTGGTACTTTGAGGAAGTGCATCAGAGTTTTTTGCTTTATGAGTCGACGATATTCGGGACCTTTTTTATTGTAGAAATTAGTTTGCGTTGGTTGTGGGCCATTTGGAAAAAGCGTTATGCCAAGTGGTTTTTCTACCCCATTGTGCATTGGTATGATGTCTTGGGTTGTATTCCCTTGAGTTCTTTTCGGGTTTTGCGTTTTTTGCGGGTCATTGCATTATTGTATAGTTTGCACAAATGGAAATTCATCAATTTGTACAACTACAGCCTATTTCGTTTAGTCATTCATTACTACAACATTGCGGTAGAAGAAATTTCTGATCGGGTGGCGATTTCTTTATTGGAAGAGGCCAAAATTGAGATTCGGCGGGGGACGCCCTTGTCCAAAGCCTTGGCCCAGGATGTATTTCGGCCCAAGCATGCGGAGCTAACGGATTGGGCGGCTGGGCATATTCAGGCGGGTTTACAACTGCATTATCATCGGCATCGCTATGAAATACAGGCCTATTTAAAAGATATTATTGAGGAAATCACGCATGGGAACAAAGAGCTCAAGCGGCTGCAGAAGATTCCCGTTTTGGGCAAATCTATACAGCAGGATGTAGAGCAGGCCGTCTCGAGCATTACCTTTGGAGTGATTGACCGCTTGACCACCGACCTAGCCAACAAAGAGCATTTGGTGGTTTTGGAAACTACCGTGGCCGCTGTTTTGGAGGTTATTTTTCAGATGAGCGAGCACAGCAAAGGCGAAAAAGATAATTTGGCCAATGATTTAGTCATTGAAAGTGTAGACCTCATCATCAACCGCATACGCAAAAAGCGTTGGCAAGAGGTAGAAGCAAGCTGGAAGGCCTGA
- a CDS encoding dihydrofolate reductase → MIISAIVACNQNRAIGKGNKMPWYLPADLRYFKATTLGHPIIMGRKTFVSLGRPLPKRRNIVLSRQKKYSAEGIEVFPSLWESLKTLKKEGCEEVFIIGGGQIYRQALPFCHKLYLTEVEIDLQGADTFFPELKAEDWTLLSEEAHEKDQKNLYNYTFKVLEQNNRRSLLKGLAE, encoded by the coding sequence ATGATTATATCTGCTATTGTGGCTTGCAACCAAAACCGAGCCATTGGCAAGGGCAATAAAATGCCTTGGTATTTGCCGGCTGATTTGCGTTACTTTAAGGCCACCACCCTAGGGCATCCCATCATTATGGGCCGAAAAACCTTTGTTTCTTTGGGGCGGCCCTTGCCCAAGCGGCGTAACATCGTATTGAGCCGACAAAAGAAATACAGTGCAGAAGGCATAGAGGTTTTCCCCTCACTTTGGGAGAGTTTGAAAACCCTAAAAAAGGAAGGCTGCGAAGAAGTATTTATTATTGGCGGGGGGCAAATTTATCGGCAGGCGCTTCCTTTTTGCCATAAACTTTATTTGACAGAAGTAGAAATTGACTTACAGGGGGCCGATACCTTTTTTCCTGAGCTTAAGGCAGAAGACTGGACCCTATTGAGCGAGGAGGCCCATGAGAAGGACCAAAAAAATTTGTATAATTATACCTTTAAGGTCTTAGAGCAGAACAACAGAAGAAGCTTGCTCAAGGGCTTGGCCGAATAG
- a CDS encoding NUDIX hydrolase, with amino-acid sequence MKAKFIRHLQAEIAQKLPGQAAQKEMMGQALARRADQESRFKLPKKYKEAATLLLLYMHKGEWHTALMQRPASPYPHSKQISFPGGGLEVFDAGPAAAALRETEEEFGVLAETVELLGPMTPLYIPVSNYLVYPFVGYLEERPNFVPDAEEVEEIIEIPLAELLDSTNRKSKDIQTYNGRILPNMPYFDLCGKTVWGATAMMLSEFVALCKALAQEAA; translated from the coding sequence ATGAAAGCAAAATTTATTCGCCATCTGCAGGCAGAAATCGCTCAAAAATTACCCGGACAAGCCGCACAAAAAGAAATGATGGGCCAAGCCCTCGCCCGAAGAGCAGACCAAGAGTCGCGCTTCAAATTGCCCAAAAAATATAAAGAAGCGGCTACTTTGCTTTTGCTGTATATGCACAAAGGAGAATGGCATACGGCGCTAATGCAACGGCCCGCTTCGCCTTATCCCCATAGCAAGCAAATTAGCTTTCCTGGTGGGGGACTAGAGGTCTTTGATGCCGGCCCGGCCGCTGCCGCCCTCCGAGAAACAGAAGAGGAGTTTGGCGTTTTGGCCGAAACTGTAGAGCTCTTAGGCCCTATGACTCCACTCTATATTCCCGTGAGCAATTATTTGGTCTACCCCTTTGTGGGCTATTTAGAAGAACGACCCAATTTTGTTCCCGATGCCGAAGAAGTGGAAGAGATTATCGAAATCCCATTAGCCGAATTGCTCGATTCTACGAACCGAAAATCTAAGGATATTCAAACCTATAATGGCCGCATTTTGCCCAATATGCCGTATTTTGACCTTTGCGGAAAAACAGTTTGGGGCGCCACCGCCATGATGCTCAGTGAGTTTGTGGCCCTTTGCAAGGCCTTGGCCCAAGAAGCCGCCTGA
- the folB gene encoding dihydroneopterin aldolase: MGRIGIEGMEFYAYHGFYEEERKMGGRYRLDVYVETATGKVGKTDELGDTVNYETIYRAAKVEMAKPSKMIEHLAQRIMDRLRSILSKAADIELRLSKLDPPLGGPVSRTFVELRQNFVVKCGKCGKSFLQHEAGECWEKHGLIYPETKATLIRNHGPNICENCIQPHLIKNKD; encoded by the coding sequence ATGGGAAGAATAGGAATTGAGGGCATGGAGTTTTATGCCTATCACGGATTTTATGAGGAGGAACGCAAAATGGGCGGCCGCTATCGCCTAGATGTGTATGTGGAAACCGCCACAGGAAAGGTGGGCAAAACCGATGAATTGGGCGATACCGTGAATTATGAAACCATTTATCGGGCGGCTAAGGTAGAAATGGCCAAGCCCTCTAAAATGATTGAACATCTGGCCCAGCGGATTATGGACCGACTGCGCTCTATTTTGAGTAAGGCGGCCGATATTGAGCTGCGCCTTTCTAAGTTGGACCCGCCCTTGGGCGGCCCTGTTAGCCGCACTTTTGTTGAGCTGCGGCAAAATTTTGTGGTCAAATGCGGCAAATGTGGCAAAAGCTTTTTGCAGCATGAAGCTGGCGAATGTTGGGAAAAACATGGTTTGATTTATCCCGAAACCAAGGCCACCCTCATCCGAAATCATGGCCCCAATATTTGCGAAAATTGTATTCAACCCCACCTGATTAAAAATAAAGATTAG
- a CDS encoding flavin monoamine oxidase family protein translates to MSSSPANRFLAPVFQALSPRLWELSTGPYFQGQVLIVGAGLAGLTAAYMLKQQGLRPIILEAKKRPAGRLANLRNWADMPLELGAEWLHGQRSTLFRWLDGQYQNQIVEDEGEEFVPYKQQLRALEDYPGAEVLLERLNELGYEEAPIKGNLLDWAEQNGIDQALYPLLDYWAGEWGCSAKELGIEALAKINRQWSSGDLDFKAEPSLYDLIDESLIRPLRPYLQLGQAVKHIDYSGEQIKVFTQDQTIVVDKVLLTVPLPVLQKESISFAPSLPTAKTAAIQRLKMGDGLKIFFKFNRLFWSGDIIGAKMASSYIDTQAYKSGKDAILCAWAFGEKAEILRNMGQELASRAILAELDSLYVGAASSHFEKYYWQDWSQEEHIWGAYSYPSNSEQPGDRAELQAPIDYKLYFAGEACHPKGHIQSLHGAFETGYEAALQILMDLNVS, encoded by the coding sequence ATGTCTAGCTCTCCCGCCAATCGTTTTTTAGCTCCCGTTTTTCAAGCACTCAGTCCCCGCCTTTGGGAGCTGAGTACGGGTCCCTATTTTCAGGGACAGGTCCTTATTGTTGGGGCTGGTTTGGCTGGCCTGACGGCGGCCTATATGCTTAAGCAGCAGGGCTTGCGGCCCATTATTTTAGAGGCTAAAAAGCGTCCCGCTGGCCGCTTGGCCAATCTCCGAAACTGGGCCGATATGCCGCTAGAACTAGGCGCAGAATGGTTGCATGGGCAGCGCTCTACGCTTTTTCGCTGGTTAGATGGCCAGTACCAAAACCAAATTGTAGAAGATGAAGGGGAGGAGTTTGTGCCTTACAAACAGCAGTTGCGGGCCCTAGAGGATTATCCTGGCGCAGAGGTTTTGCTCGAGCGACTCAATGAGTTGGGCTATGAAGAAGCGCCCATTAAAGGCAATTTATTGGATTGGGCCGAGCAAAATGGCATTGATCAGGCGCTTTATCCTTTGTTGGACTATTGGGCTGGCGAATGGGGCTGCTCGGCCAAGGAGTTGGGGATAGAAGCCCTAGCCAAAATCAATAGACAATGGTCTTCTGGCGATCTGGACTTTAAGGCAGAGCCCTCGCTCTATGATCTTATTGATGAGTCGCTGATCCGTCCGCTCCGCCCATATTTGCAGTTGGGCCAGGCCGTAAAACATATTGATTATAGTGGGGAGCAGATTAAGGTCTTTACCCAAGATCAAACGATTGTGGTGGATAAGGTCCTACTAACCGTTCCCCTGCCCGTTTTGCAAAAGGAGAGCATTAGCTTTGCGCCCAGTTTGCCCACAGCCAAAACTGCAGCAATTCAGCGACTAAAAATGGGCGATGGCCTGAAAATCTTCTTTAAATTTAATCGCCTATTTTGGAGCGGCGATATTATTGGGGCCAAAATGGCTAGCAGTTATATTGATACGCAGGCTTATAAGTCGGGCAAGGATGCTATTCTTTGCGCCTGGGCCTTTGGCGAAAAGGCCGAAATTCTACGAAATATGGGCCAAGAGCTCGCTAGCCGAGCCATTTTAGCCGAATTAGATAGCCTTTATGTGGGGGCGGCCAGCAGCCATTTTGAAAAATATTATTGGCAGGACTGGAGCCAAGAGGAGCATATCTGGGGCGCCTATTCTTATCCCTCCAATAGCGAGCAGCCCGGCGATAGAGCCGAACTGCAAGCCCCGATCGATTATAAATTGTATTTTGCTGGCGAAGCCTGCCACCCTAAGGGGCATATCCAAAGCCTTCATGGGGCCTTTGAAACAGGTTATGAGGCGGCCCTGCAAATCTTGATGGACCTAAATGTATCTTAA
- a CDS encoding 3'-5' exonuclease has protein sequence MQYPVKISKAEVNELPLWHFEGEIITVETEEQLEEALLALNQCKVLGFDTESKPSFRKGEYHPVSLIQLAMPDKVFLIRNLKSGFSDGLKALFENPKIVKAGPALRDDIRDLQRLRPFKAKGFKDIADIAKANGIQQMGARNLTAIFLGKRISKSQQTSNWEREPLSQAQNFYAATDAYLGLKIYTLFQELGWT, from the coding sequence ATGCAATACCCCGTCAAGATCTCTAAAGCAGAGGTCAACGAACTTCCCCTCTGGCATTTTGAGGGCGAAATTATTACCGTAGAAACCGAAGAGCAGCTAGAAGAGGCCCTTTTGGCCCTCAATCAATGCAAGGTTTTGGGCTTCGATACCGAAAGCAAACCCTCTTTTCGCAAGGGAGAATACCATCCCGTTTCGCTCATCCAATTGGCCATGCCCGATAAGGTTTTTCTGATTCGCAACCTCAAGTCTGGCTTTAGCGATGGCCTCAAGGCCCTCTTCGAGAACCCCAAAATTGTAAAAGCTGGCCCTGCTCTCCGAGACGACATCCGCGATTTGCAGCGGCTGCGGCCCTTTAAAGCCAAGGGCTTTAAGGACATTGCCGATATTGCCAAGGCCAACGGCATTCAGCAAATGGGGGCCCGCAATCTTACGGCGATTTTTCTGGGCAAACGGATTTCAAAATCCCAACAGACCTCGAACTGGGAGCGAGAGCCCCTCAGCCAAGCCCAAAACTTTTATGCCGCCACAGATGCCTATTTGGGCCTAAAAATTTATACCTTATTCCAGGAATTGGGCTGGACCTAA
- a CDS encoding ATP-binding protein, producing the protein MAKRKKAAEQLLRPHAEVLYAEELKALKKMDSYPKPHNWALSPWAVVQFVMGGSLEDGTEIEPKYFGNRRLIELAVATLATDRALLLMGVPGTAKSWVSENIAAAISGSSTYLVQGTAGLGEEAMRYSWNYAQLLAKGPSAEALVPSPLLRAMQDGAIARLEELTRVPADVQDTLITMLSEKLLPIPELNTEVQAQKGFNLIATANDRDKGVNELSSALKRRFNTVILPLPASLEEEVKIVKMRVEKLGAALEIPAKMAPLKEIERLVTIFRELRSGVTQDGRQKIKQPSSTLSTAEAISVVNNGQALAAHFGDGELRARDLASSLIGAVVKDPSQDQEAWQEYVETVVKERKEWADLYRAFKELS; encoded by the coding sequence ATGGCTAAGCGAAAAAAGGCAGCAGAACAATTGTTGCGCCCTCATGCCGAGGTGCTTTATGCAGAGGAACTCAAGGCCCTCAAAAAAATGGATAGCTACCCCAAACCCCATAATTGGGCGCTTTCGCCTTGGGCGGTGGTGCAGTTTGTTATGGGCGGAAGCTTGGAAGATGGGACCGAAATTGAGCCCAAATATTTTGGCAACCGCCGCTTGATTGAGCTGGCCGTAGCCACCCTAGCCACCGACCGCGCCCTGCTGTTGATGGGGGTGCCCGGTACGGCCAAATCATGGGTCAGCGAGAATATTGCCGCGGCCATTAGCGGCAGCTCGACCTATTTGGTGCAGGGGACCGCTGGCCTTGGCGAAGAGGCCATGCGCTATAGCTGGAACTATGCGCAATTGTTGGCCAAAGGCCCATCTGCAGAGGCTTTGGTGCCCTCTCCCCTGCTGCGGGCGATGCAAGATGGGGCTATTGCCCGACTAGAAGAATTGACCCGTGTGCCCGCCGATGTGCAAGATACCCTCATTACGATGCTGTCGGAGAAATTACTGCCGATTCCCGAACTCAATACCGAAGTTCAGGCCCAAAAAGGCTTTAACCTGATTGCCACGGCCAACGACCGCGACAAGGGCGTCAATGAGCTTTCTTCGGCCCTCAAACGCCGCTTTAATACCGTGATTTTGCCCCTGCCCGCTTCTTTGGAAGAGGAGGTCAAGATTGTCAAAATGCGAGTAGAAAAGCTGGGCGCCGCCCTAGAGATTCCCGCCAAAATGGCACCACTCAAAGAGATTGAGCGCCTAGTGACGATTTTTAGAGAACTGCGTTCGGGCGTGACCCAAGATGGCCGTCAGAAAATCAAGCAGCCCAGCTCTACCCTCAGTACCGCCGAGGCGATTTCGGTGGTCAATAATGGCCAAGCCCTAGCCGCTCATTTTGGCGATGGCGAACTGCGGGCCAGAGATTTGGCCTCTAGCCTGATTGGTGCGGTGGTCAAAGACCCCAGCCAAGACCAAGAAGCTTGGCAAGAATATGTAGAAACGGTGGTCAAAGAGCGAAAAGAATGGGCCGATTTATACCGCGCCTTTAAAGAACTAAGCTAA
- a CDS encoding DUF5691 domain-containing protein yields MQSWNLIIKQLLLGSAQAGPLPKESQLQLEHWQLQQIGQEQLELQYLQALAAQSLFKKAELPLGQLPEEAQKTKKIQDEQQAAPQKASWMLQQILSRRQEELLPAWIDLAHSQNWRVAPDNLADILTFGSRHKELRPAIVSVLGQTGRYLAQFKRSWSYAAIKELQEEELAQADFSSLLFWLQQERRLDPNNALKVIQQYWTEWSKKQRLEVLELLHIELSKADEAFLEEVQNDRRQEIRQAAVELLLLLPNTALEKRMQTALEQLIQYDGELLKVAAPEKLTAQLKKDGIREHYQAFSEGKNSNWLAQMIASVAPSYWAKNWELSPMACLQLALNSDYRQALIWGWSKAAHRLKDLDWLMAFHQLFMQNEPKGKQALFFSLEFLYYDLPSSFFNELAMAYLRASGKRSIDDEDPIMQLLLQEGQSWEAELGRQVLEAMKISLAQGFSVFQWNHKTLLKRAAFALDESLFEDKELLNDWPQLDYSWQKELDQFSAQISFRKELAQLKAL; encoded by the coding sequence ATGCAAAGCTGGAACCTCATCATCAAACAACTTTTATTGGGCAGCGCCCAAGCTGGCCCCTTACCCAAAGAAAGCCAGCTCCAATTGGAACATTGGCAACTGCAGCAGATTGGCCAAGAACAACTAGAGCTCCAATATTTGCAGGCTTTGGCCGCCCAATCGCTCTTTAAGAAAGCAGAGCTGCCCCTGGGCCAACTGCCCGAAGAAGCCCAAAAAACCAAGAAAATCCAGGATGAGCAGCAGGCCGCGCCCCAAAAAGCCAGCTGGATGCTGCAACAAATCCTCAGCCGCAGACAAGAAGAACTCTTGCCCGCCTGGATCGATTTGGCCCATAGTCAAAACTGGCGAGTGGCGCCCGATAATTTAGCCGATATCTTAACCTTTGGCAGCCGCCACAAAGAACTGCGGCCCGCTATTGTTTCTGTTTTGGGACAAACGGGCCGCTATTTGGCCCAATTCAAAAGAAGCTGGTCCTATGCCGCCATCAAAGAATTGCAGGAAGAAGAATTGGCCCAAGCCGACTTTTCTAGCCTGCTCTTTTGGTTGCAGCAAGAGCGCCGCTTGGATCCCAACAATGCCCTAAAAGTGATTCAGCAGTATTGGACGGAATGGAGCAAGAAACAGCGTCTAGAAGTGCTCGAACTGCTGCATATTGAGCTCTCTAAGGCCGATGAAGCCTTTCTGGAGGAGGTCCAAAACGACCGCCGCCAAGAGATCAGGCAAGCCGCTGTAGAGCTTTTACTGCTTTTGCCCAATACCGCCCTCGAAAAGCGAATGCAAACCGCCCTCGAACAACTGATTCAGTATGATGGAGAACTACTAAAGGTAGCCGCTCCCGAAAAACTGACTGCCCAGCTCAAAAAAGATGGCATTCGGGAGCATTACCAAGCCTTTAGCGAAGGGAAAAACAGCAATTGGCTGGCGCAAATGATCGCCTCGGTAGCGCCCAGTTATTGGGCCAAAAACTGGGAACTTTCGCCTATGGCTTGCCTGCAGTTGGCCCTAAACTCTGACTATCGGCAGGCTTTGATTTGGGGCTGGAGCAAGGCCGCCCACCGCCTCAAAGATTTAGATTGGCTGATGGCCTTTCATCAGCTCTTTATGCAAAATGAACCTAAAGGGAAACAAGCCCTTTTCTTTTCCCTAGAATTTCTGTATTATGATTTGCCCAGTTCATTTTTTAATGAATTGGCCATGGCTTACCTTCGGGCCTCGGGCAAAAGAAGCATAGATGATGAAGATCCTATTATGCAGTTGCTTTTGCAAGAGGGCCAAAGCTGGGAGGCCGAATTGGGCCGGCAGGTTTTAGAGGCCATGAAAATCAGTTTGGCCCAGGGCTTTTCCGTTTTTCAGTGGAACCACAAAACCCTGCTCAAACGAGCGGCTTTTGCCCTAGACGAAAGTCTGTTTGAAGACAAAGAACTACTTAATGACTGGCCTCAACTGGATTATTCCTGGCAAAAGGAATTGGACCAATTTAGCGCCCAAATCTCTTTCCGTAAAGAACTGGCCCAACTCAAGGCCCTTTAG